In one window of Schistosoma mansoni, WGS project CABG00000000 data, supercontig 0037, strain Puerto Rico, whole genome shotgun sequence DNA:
- a CDS encoding glycosyltransferase-related, with the protein MIFWIIPILWVTAYVYFYIKAKCDDPAMTRVMIVLGSGGHTAEMLSYTSVLTCKYQPRLYVIAATDSMSEQKVLDLENKCDTKFSIKRIPRAREVKQSYASSIFSTLVSCLFAFPIVTIFRAKLILRIHSTLIIFVESICRTKTLSLSGKILYYTRLVDVIVQWPELKTKYPRSIYLGLLS; encoded by the exons ATG ATTTTTTGGATAATACCAATTTTGTGGGTGACTGCGTATGTTTATTTCTATATCAAAGCCAAGTGTGATGATCCAGCGATGACTAGGGTTATGATTGTCTTAGGATCTG GTGGACACACTGctgaaatgctctcatatactTCTGTATTGACTTGTAAATATCAGCCACGTTTATACGTTATCGCGGCGACTGACTCTATGAGTGAACAGAAGGTCTTGGATTTAGAGAACAAGTGTGATACTAAA TTCAGCATAAAGCGCATACCAAGGGCTCGAGAAGTAAAACAGTCATATGCCAGTAGCATCTTCAGTACCTTAGTGTCTTGTCTATTTGCGTTCCCCATCGTCACCATTTTTAGGGCGAAATTG ATACTGAGAATTCATTCAACTCTTATAATTTTTGTTGAAAGTATTTGCCGTACCAAAACTTTATCATTATCTGGGAAAATTTTATATTATACTCGTTTAGTAGATGTAATTGTTCAGTGGCCAGAATTGAAGACAAAATATCCAAGATCAATTTACTTAGGACTTTTATCATAA
- a CDS encoding glycosyltransferase-related, which translates to MIFWIIPILWVTAYVYFYIKAKCDDPAMTRVMIVLGSGGHTAEMLSYTSVLTCKYQPRLYVIAATDSMSEQKVLDLENKCDTKFSIKRIPRAREVKQSYASSIFSTLVSCLFAFPIVTIFRAKLILCNGPGTCIPICFVAILLHILRIHSTLIIFVESICRTKTLSLSGKILYYTRLVDVIVQWPELKTKYPRSIYLGLLS; encoded by the exons ATG ATTTTTTGGATAATACCAATTTTGTGGGTGACTGCGTATGTTTATTTCTATATCAAAGCCAAGTGTGATGATCCAGCGATGACTAGGGTTATGATTGTCTTAGGATCTG GTGGACACACTGctgaaatgctctcatatactTCTGTATTGACTTGTAAATATCAGCCACGTTTATACGTTATCGCGGCGACTGACTCTATGAGTGAACAGAAGGTCTTGGATTTAGAGAACAAGTGTGATACTAAA TTCAGCATAAAGCGCATACCAAGGGCTCGAGAAGTAAAACAGTCATATGCCAGTAGCATCTTCAGTACCTTAGTGTCTTGTCTATTTGCGTTCCCCATCGTCACCATTTTTAGGGCGAAATTG ATTTTGTGTAATGGTCCTGGGACATGTATCCCCATATGCTTCGTGGCTATTTTACTTCAC ATACTGAGAATTCATTCAACTCTTATAATTTTTGTTGAAAGTATTTGCCGTACCAAAACTTTATCATTATCTGGGAAAATTTTATATTATACTCGTTTAGTAGATGTAATTGTTCAGTGGCCAGAATTGAAGACAAAATATCCAAGATCAATTTACTTAGGACTTTTATCATAA
- a CDS encoding adiponectin receptor, putative: MTVVKSDSLTSEKLSKTPAGGSWGEVSAQYSEDYHDEAFGCSEYLYNTQLIEKVQAMANRAEEVARHLWMSGWEVVNFHRLPAWLKDNDMLLHGHRPQLNNVWACLKSIFRIHTETGNIWTHLIGCFSFAVILVFVLSQSSSLLQWQDKLVYSLFIVGAVCCLGFSCLFHTISCHSEHVAKIMNKLDYTGIAVLTIGSFMPYLYYSFYCIFWAKVFYMALIGVLGTAAIIISMSSKFATPPYRPLRAGVFIALGLSGVIPSVHCIILNGFWQSVHHLSFGWLVLMGVLYISGASIYAARVPERCFRGHFDLWFQSHQIFHVFVIAAAFVHYHGVVQLSTYRLSEGDCRPSDEILTKEIFSIPSYILHIINNP, from the exons ATGACAGTTGTAAAATCAGACAGTTTGACTTCAGAAAAGTTGTCAAAAACGCCTGCTGGTG GCTCCTGGGGCGAAGTCAGTGCCCAGTATTCGGAAGACTATCATGATGAAGCATTCGGTTGTTCAGAATATCTGTATAATACTCAGCTTATTGAG AAGGTGCAAGCTATGGCAAATAGAGCTGAAGAAGTTGCACGTCATTTATGGATGAGTGGATGGGAAGTGGTGAACTTTCATAGATTACCTGCATGGTTGAAAGATAACGATATGTTGCTACATGGTCATCGACCTCAGTTAAATAATGTATGGGCTTGTTTAAAGTCGATATTTCGTATTCATACTGAAACTGGTAATATATGGACACATCTTATAG GTTGTTTCAGCTTTGCCGTCATATTAGTCTTTGTACTTTCTCAGTCAAGCAGCTTATTACAATGGCAGGATAAACTTGTTTACTCACTATTCATTGTTGGAGCAGTGTGCTGTCTAGGGTTCTCCTGTCTTTTTCATACAATATCTTGTCACTCTGAGCATGTGGCAAAAATTATGAACAA GCTGGATTATACTGGAATAGCTGTCTTAACAATAGGCTCCTTTATGCCTTATTTATACTACTCATTTTACTGTATATTTTGGGCTAAAGTGTTTTACATGGCTTTAATTGGAGTTTTGGGCACTGCTGCGATTATTATTTCAATGTCATCGAAATTCGCTACTCCTCCTTATCGACCTTTAAGAGCGGGAGTTTTTATAGCTCTTGGTCTTTCAGGTGTAATCCCATCTGTACACTGTATCATTTTAAATGGATTTTGGCAATCAGTTCATCATCTTTCATTTGGTTGGCTTGTTTTGATGGGTGTACTTTATATCTCTGGTGCTTCCATTTATGCTGCACGTGTACCTGAACGATGTTTCCGCGGACATTTTGATTTGTGG TTTCAAAGTCATCAAATTTTTCATGTATTCGTCATTGCTGCAGCGTTTGTTCACTATCATGGAGTAGTTCAACTTTCTACCTATAGATTATCAGAAGGTGATTGTCGTCCATCAGATGAGATTCTTACCAAGGAAATTTTCAGTATACCCTCATATATATTGCACATTATTAATAACCCTTGA